From a single Phalacrocorax aristotelis chromosome 1, bGulAri2.1, whole genome shotgun sequence genomic region:
- the BIVM gene encoding basic immunoglobulin-like variable motif-containing protein isoform X2: protein MPNISEDEKENGSGDNGNTENKPGKETQEASLRDPVKPFRVSDASAAPLVLRGDGHYPWGCPVTHTREKFYTICSDYAFLNRVTSICKSPSASVSACLSGSAALNVGNNTPGLLSIQTGASEIIYSEDANLETLPGDLGRLPLAWEIDKSEFNGVTTNLKNKAGNMKKQTTKKKSLDKKSKQYRECPQRSALEDVKERKVLDLRRWYCVSRPQYKTSCGISSLVSCWNFLYSTLGAGSLPPITQEEALHILGFQPPFEEIRFGPFTGNTTLMRWFRQINDHFHIKGCSYVLYKPHGKNKTAGETAAGALAKLTRGLKDESMAYIYHCQNHYFCPIGFEATPVKASKAYRGRVLQQEVEYWILIGEPSRKHPTIHCKRWADIVTDLNTQNPEYLDIRHLERGLQHRKTKKVGGNLHCIIAFQRLNWQRFGPWNFPFGNVRQDKQSQTQGISKSESEDNISKKQHGRLGRSFSAGFHQESTWKKSNLRERRNSGYQSYNDYDGND from the exons ATGCCTAACatttcagaagatgaaaaggagaATGGTTCTGGAGATAatggaaacactgaaaacaaacctgGGAAAGAAACCCAAGAAGCTTCTCTTCGTGATCCCGTGAAGCCATTCCGCGTGTCGGATGCCTCTGCCGCGCCCTTGGTGTTGAGGGGAGATGGGCATTATCCGTGGGGATGTCCCGTGACTCATACACGAGAGAAATTTTATACCATCTGCTCAGACTAtgcttttttaaacagagtaaCATCTATTTGTAAAAGCCCAAGTGCTTCAGTTAGTGCCTGCCTGTCAGGCAGTGCTGCCTTAAACGTTGGAAATAACACGCCTGGCTTACTCAGCATTCAAACTGGTGCTTCGGAGATAATCTACAGCGAAGATGCTAACTTGGAAACCTTGCCTGGTGATCTTGGAAGGCTTCCACTGGCATGGGAAATTGACAAATCAGAGTTCAATGGCGTGACCACAAATCTGAAGAACAAAGCAG GCAACATGAAGAAACAAACGACAAAGAAAAAGTCCCtagacaaaaaaagcaaacaatacaGGGAGTGTCCTCAGCGTTCTGCTCTTGAAGACGTGAAGGAGAGGAAAGTGTTGGACCTCCGGAGATG gTATTGTGTTAGTCGACCTCAATACAAGACTTCCTGTGGAATTTCGTCTTTAGTGTCTTGCTGGAATTTCTTATATAGTACGCTGGGAGCTGGAAG tttaccACCTATTACTCAAGAAGAAGCTTTGCATATACTGGGCTTTCAGCCCCCATTTGAGGAGATTAGGTTTGGTCCTTTCACTGGGAATACAACTTTAATGAG ATGGTTTAGGCAAATAAACGATCACTTCCATATCAAGGGATGCTCATATGTTCTGTATAAACCTCATGGGAAGAACAAGACAGCTGGAGAAACTG CTGCAGGGGCCCTTGCGAAGCTAACACGTGGACTGAAAGATGAGTCAATGGCCTACATCTACCATTGCCAAAACCATTATTTTTGCCCAATTGGATTTGAAGCAACCCCAGTAAAAGCTAGTAAAGCGTATAG AGGTCGTGTCTTGCAGCAAGAGGTAGAATATTGGATCTTAATTGGAGAGCCGAGCAGAAAACATCCAACAATACACTGTAAAAG GTGGGCGGATATTGTCACTGACCTAAATACCCAAAATCCAGAATATCTAGATATTCGGCACCTAGAGAGAGGTTTGCAGCATCGAAAAACAAAGAAG GTGGGAGGAAATCTTCACTGCATCATTGCCTTTCAGAGACTTAACTGGCAAAGATTTGGTCCTTGGAATTTTCCATTTGGAAATGTTAGACAGGATAAACAATCCCAAACACAAGGCATTTCCAAATCTGAGAGTGAAGACAATATCTCTAAGAAACAGCATGGACGACTGGGTCGATCTTTCAGTGCTGGCTTTCATCAGGAATCCACGTGGAAGAAATCGAACCTTCGTGAGAGGAGGAACAGTGGGTATCAGAGTTATAACGATTATGATGGAAATGATTAA
- the BIVM gene encoding basic immunoglobulin-like variable motif-containing protein isoform X1 — MPNISEDEKENGSGDNGNTENKPGKETQEASLRDPVKPFRVSDASAAPLVLRGDGHYPWGCPVTHTREKFYTICSDYAFLNRVTSICKSPSASVSACLSGSAALNVGNNTPGLLSIQTGASEIIYSEDANLETLPGDLGRLPLAWEIDKSEFNGVTTNLKNKAGNMKKQTTKKKSLDKKSKQYRECPQRSALEDVKERKVLDLRRWYCVSRPQYKTSCGISSLVSCWNFLYSTLGAGSLPPITQEEALHILGFQPPFEEIRFGPFTGNTTLMRWFRQINDHFHIKGCSYVLYKPHGKNKTAGETAAGALAKLTRGLKDESMAYIYHCQNHYFCPIGFEATPVKASKAYRLLDLDSGDLGSVPSSTTDFQCDFRGRVLQQEVEYWILIGEPSRKHPTIHCKRWADIVTDLNTQNPEYLDIRHLERGLQHRKTKKVGGNLHCIIAFQRLNWQRFGPWNFPFGNVRQDKQSQTQGISKSESEDNISKKQHGRLGRSFSAGFHQESTWKKSNLRERRNSGYQSYNDYDGND, encoded by the exons ATGCCTAACatttcagaagatgaaaaggagaATGGTTCTGGAGATAatggaaacactgaaaacaaacctgGGAAAGAAACCCAAGAAGCTTCTCTTCGTGATCCCGTGAAGCCATTCCGCGTGTCGGATGCCTCTGCCGCGCCCTTGGTGTTGAGGGGAGATGGGCATTATCCGTGGGGATGTCCCGTGACTCATACACGAGAGAAATTTTATACCATCTGCTCAGACTAtgcttttttaaacagagtaaCATCTATTTGTAAAAGCCCAAGTGCTTCAGTTAGTGCCTGCCTGTCAGGCAGTGCTGCCTTAAACGTTGGAAATAACACGCCTGGCTTACTCAGCATTCAAACTGGTGCTTCGGAGATAATCTACAGCGAAGATGCTAACTTGGAAACCTTGCCTGGTGATCTTGGAAGGCTTCCACTGGCATGGGAAATTGACAAATCAGAGTTCAATGGCGTGACCACAAATCTGAAGAACAAAGCAG GCAACATGAAGAAACAAACGACAAAGAAAAAGTCCCtagacaaaaaaagcaaacaatacaGGGAGTGTCCTCAGCGTTCTGCTCTTGAAGACGTGAAGGAGAGGAAAGTGTTGGACCTCCGGAGATG gTATTGTGTTAGTCGACCTCAATACAAGACTTCCTGTGGAATTTCGTCTTTAGTGTCTTGCTGGAATTTCTTATATAGTACGCTGGGAGCTGGAAG tttaccACCTATTACTCAAGAAGAAGCTTTGCATATACTGGGCTTTCAGCCCCCATTTGAGGAGATTAGGTTTGGTCCTTTCACTGGGAATACAACTTTAATGAG ATGGTTTAGGCAAATAAACGATCACTTCCATATCAAGGGATGCTCATATGTTCTGTATAAACCTCATGGGAAGAACAAGACAGCTGGAGAAACTG CTGCAGGGGCCCTTGCGAAGCTAACACGTGGACTGAAAGATGAGTCAATGGCCTACATCTACCATTGCCAAAACCATTATTTTTGCCCAATTGGATTTGAAGCAACCCCAGTAAAAGCTAGTAAAGCGTATAG GTTGCTGGATTTGGACTCGGGAGACCTGGGTTCAGTTCCCAGTTCAACCACAGACTTCCAGTGTGACTTTAG AGGTCGTGTCTTGCAGCAAGAGGTAGAATATTGGATCTTAATTGGAGAGCCGAGCAGAAAACATCCAACAATACACTGTAAAAG GTGGGCGGATATTGTCACTGACCTAAATACCCAAAATCCAGAATATCTAGATATTCGGCACCTAGAGAGAGGTTTGCAGCATCGAAAAACAAAGAAG GTGGGAGGAAATCTTCACTGCATCATTGCCTTTCAGAGACTTAACTGGCAAAGATTTGGTCCTTGGAATTTTCCATTTGGAAATGTTAGACAGGATAAACAATCCCAAACACAAGGCATTTCCAAATCTGAGAGTGAAGACAATATCTCTAAGAAACAGCATGGACGACTGGGTCGATCTTTCAGTGCTGGCTTTCATCAGGAATCCACGTGGAAGAAATCGAACCTTCGTGAGAGGAGGAACAGTGGGTATCAGAGTTATAACGATTATGATGGAAATGATTAA